From one Pseudoliparis swirei isolate HS2019 ecotype Mariana Trench chromosome 5, NWPU_hadal_v1, whole genome shotgun sequence genomic stretch:
- the vcam1b gene encoding vascular cell adhesion protein 1b isoform X5 encodes MSVGGIFLLTALLLMSLCCVQCFHVEVFPRRPLFKLGQRQQLVCQVQDCPTTPSLSWSVLGDRPLAASVSTNRTWSVMTFDPVRMEHEGALLCRVGCGGGNKQIKTSVQVYSFPSAPLIRGQDHLSLGAESILTCQVLDLYPSELLTLNWLRGEAVLQSIMGAPGSGSVRSEYRFTPLELDSGGNLSCRATMDLQELPAEDRTKVTTVALDLHYAPVVKTLSDSESVMAGSPLTLTCVVEGNPEPSVTWSFGSADGGAEWRGEGRQLVLPAVRPSEAGRYHCEAQNSEGTRTAGVEVTVHAPPTNTSLSVSPGEEVLEGQQVTLTCHSDGYPPTMLVLRRKGVELQRSDPASSSLSFSLSSAQLQDSAHYQCDASNQHGSQLVTRSVTVSAHPLQVEVSPAVSAAERGSGLVLTCGASGCVHPPTFTWKTDLHRIVLRGTDQDGLSLLHLRDLDLQDEGGYSCEAECDSVFRTSTVQVQVYSFPSDPVLESPGPVLLGQEVVLHCNVSSVLWANRMRLLWLSGNTTLMSESFGFSGSLQNVSSVLQLQVQEDQQALTCRAELLLEDGGVWRSRRTGVPLQVHYPPRRTSLSVSPASPPSSCKTPPTTSVMPLTSTDPNWSSSPSRSRLLRETPQSSSCRLRWSRRDKMSPFAARPSAFRCQPWS; translated from the exons ggcagcggcagcagctggTCTGCCAGGTCCAGGACTGCCCCACCACGCCCAGCCTGTCCTGGTCTGTGCTGGGGGACCGGCCTCTGGCGGCCTCCGTCAGCACCAACAGGACCTGGTCtgtgatgacctttgaccccgtgaGGATGGAGCACGAGGGAGCTCTGCTGTGCCGAGTCGGCTGTGGAGGAGGGAACAAGCAGATCAAGACCTCTGTGCAGGTTTACT CATTCCCATCAGCCCCTCTGATCAGGGGCCAGGACCACCTGAGTCTGGGGGCGGAGTCCATCCTCACCTGCCAGGTGTTAGACCTTTACCCCTCTGAGCTGTTGACCCTCAACTGGCTCAGAGGTGAGGCCGTCCTGCAGAGCATTATGGGAGCTCCTGGATCTGGCTCAGTCCGGTCTGAGTACAGATTCACCCCCCTGGAACTGGACTCGGGAGGAAACCTCAGCTGCAGGGCCACGATGGACCTGCAGGAGCTGCCGGCTGAGGACAGGACCAAAGTCACCACTGTGGCCCTAGACCTGCACT ACGCTCCTGTAGTGAAGACGCTCTCAGACTCTGAGTCGGTGATGGCCGGCTCTCCGCTCACTCTCACCTGCGTCGTGGAGGGGAACCCCGAGCCGAGCGTCACCTGGAGCTTCGGCTCAGCAGACGGTGGGGCTGAGTGGCGAGGTGAAGGCCGCCAGCTGGTCCTTCCAGCGGTGAGGCCGTCTGAGGCCGGACGGTACCACTGTGAGGCCCAGAACTCAGAGGGGACCCGGACCGCCGGGGTGGAGGTCACTGTTcatg CTCCGCCCACTAACACCTCCCTCTCAGTGAgtccaggtgaggaggtgctggagggccagcaggTGACGCTGACCTGCCACTCAGATGGATATCCGCCCACCATGCTGGTGCTGAGGAGGAAGGGGGTGGAGCTTCAGAGATctgaccccgcctcctcctcgctctcctTCAGCCTCTCCTCCGCCCAGCTGCAAGACTCCGCCCACTACCAGTGTGATGCCTCCAACCAACATGGATCCCAGCTGGTCACCAGGTCCGTCACGGTCTCAG CTCACcctctgcaggtggaggtgagtccTGCGGTCTCAGCAGCAGAGAGGGGTTCAGGTCTGGTCCTGACATGTGGAGCCTCCGGATGTGTCCACCCTCCCACCTTTACCTGGAAGACAGACCTGCACCGGATCGTCCTCAGGGGGACAGACCAGGATGGACTGTCCTTGCTTCACCTGAGGGACCTGGACCTCCAGGATGAGGGAGGATACAGCTGTGAGGCCGAGTGCGACTCCGTCTTCAGGACCTCCAccgtccaggtccaggtctacT CATTCCCGTCTGATCCGGTTCTGGagagtcctggtcctgtccTGCTTGGTCAGGAGGTGGTCCTCCACTGTAACGTGAGCAGTGTCCTCTGGGCCAATCGGATGAGACTCCTGTGGCTGTCGGGGAACACAACGCTGATGTCAGAGTCGTTTGGGTTCTCCGGTTCCCTGCAGAACGTCTCGTCTGTGCTTCAGCTGCAGGtccaggaggaccagcaggcTCTGACCTGCAGGGCTGAGCTGTTGCTGGAGGACGGAGGTGTGTGGAGGTCCAGGAGGACCGGCGTGCCCCTGCAGGTCCACT ATCCTCCCAGGAGAACCTCCCTCTCAGTAAgtccag CCTCTCCTCCGTCCAGCTGCAAGACTCCGCCCACTACCAGTGTGATGCCTCTAACCAGCACGGATCCCAACTGGTCATCAAGTCCGTCACGGTCTCGG CTCCTCCGAGAAACACCACAGTCCTCGTCCTGCCGTCTACGGTGGTCCAGGAGGGacaaaatgtcaccatttgcTGCCAGACCGTCAGCTTTCCGCTGTCAGCCATGGTCCTAA